A genomic window from Bacillus sp. BGMRC 2118 includes:
- a CDS encoding 8-oxo-dGTP diphosphatase produces the protein MNQVTYKMWTVCMIQDGDKVLMLDRQHDHFNGYIPPGGKVEFPEGIVEAAIREVREETGLVVRNLQYKGIYEYVNPVKMDRYIIFNYITKDFQGELLTDGPEGKAVWVDIEDAYSLPMQESIRRRFPLFFQDGTFHFHVEWNQEENKEGNVTVIYT, from the coding sequence ATGAACCAAGTAACTTATAAAATGTGGACTGTGTGTATGATTCAAGATGGAGATAAAGTATTGATGTTGGACAGACAACATGACCATTTCAACGGATATATACCACCAGGTGGTAAGGTGGAGTTTCCTGAAGGTATCGTAGAGGCCGCGATTAGAGAAGTGAGAGAGGAAACAGGGTTGGTCGTAAGAAATCTACAATATAAAGGCATTTACGAATATGTAAATCCAGTCAAAATGGACAGGTATATAATCTTTAATTACATTACAAAGGACTTTCAAGGTGAACTACTAACAGATGGACCAGAAGGAAAGGCAGTATGGGTAGATATAGAAGATGCTTACTCCCTTCCTATGCAGGAATCCATACGACGAAGGTTCCCTTTATTCTTCCAGGATGGTACGTTTCATTTCCATGTTGAATGGAATCAAGAAGAGAATAAAGAAGGGAATGTTACAGTAATATACACATAG
- a CDS encoding GNAT family N-acetyltransferase produces MSKNSNITYPSLQTKRLELHTLTLKHAHEVYLHFSNPDVTRFMDIEHCKHIEEAKEMINYHLNDSGCRYGMFTKESTEMIGTLGFHYIRTEHDFIVAEVGFDLAPKYWGNGYMTEAMDELLQLGFLKLQFDRIDATVEPENDRSIKLMENLGFNREIELRDQLLYYFMDRKDFGI; encoded by the coding sequence ATGTCAAAAAATAGCAACATTACGTATCCTTCGCTTCAAACGAAACGATTGGAATTACATACCCTAACATTAAAGCATGCTCATGAGGTATATCTTCATTTCTCTAATCCTGATGTTACTAGATTTATGGATATTGAACACTGTAAACATATAGAAGAAGCAAAAGAAATGATTAACTACCATCTAAATGATTCTGGGTGTAGATATGGAATGTTTACGAAAGAGTCAACTGAAATGATAGGTACACTTGGTTTTCATTACATAAGAACGGAACATGACTTTATTGTCGCAGAAGTAGGCTTTGACTTGGCACCAAAATACTGGGGCAATGGATATATGACAGAAGCTATGGACGAGCTATTACAGCTCGGTTTTCTAAAGCTGCAATTTGATCGGATAGATGCTACTGTTGAGCCAGAAAACGACAGATCTATTAAGCTGATGGAGAATTTAGGCTTTAATCGAGAAATAGAACTGAGAGACCAATTATTATACTATTTTATGGATCGGAAGGACTTCGGTATTTAA
- a CDS encoding GTP pyrophosphokinase family protein yields the protein MMTYKFAIDEFTTKMNILNEEFKYIHDYNPIETISSRVKSPDSIIQKVKRKNINMSVDAIKANIKDIAGVRITCSFISDVYKVSELLEKQRDIEIVEYKDYIRQSKPNGYQSLHLIIKIPVFLSDRVEHTFVEIQLRTKAMDFWASLEHKIYYKFDKEIPERLTTELQEAAFSAIEFDKKMQRLHEEVKIIKNLEPDNHVLSGDLSRLIGSLALEE from the coding sequence ATGATGACATATAAATTTGCAATTGATGAGTTCACGACAAAAATGAATATTCTAAATGAGGAATTTAAGTATATTCATGACTATAATCCAATTGAAACGATCAGTTCACGAGTTAAGTCACCTGACAGTATAATTCAAAAAGTAAAAAGAAAAAATATAAATATGTCAGTGGATGCTATTAAAGCAAATATTAAGGATATAGCGGGTGTTCGCATTACTTGTTCGTTTATATCTGACGTATACAAAGTAAGTGAATTGCTGGAAAAACAACGAGACATTGAAATTGTTGAATATAAGGATTACATTCGACAGTCAAAGCCAAATGGATATCAAAGTCTGCACTTGATCATTAAAATTCCTGTTTTTTTGTCTGATCGAGTTGAGCATACCTTCGTTGAAATTCAGTTACGTACAAAAGCAATGGATTTCTGGGCCAGTTTGGAGCATAAGATTTATTACAAATTCGATAAGGAAATTCCAGAAAGGCTAACAACTGAACTGCAAGAAGCTGCATTTTCGGCAATTGAGTTCGATAAGAAAATGCAGAGGCTGCATGAAGAAGTAAAGATAATTAAAAATCTTGAACCAGACAATCATGTTTTATCTGGAGATCTTTCTAGATTAATTGGTTCACTTGCTTTGGAGGAATAA
- a CDS encoding TetR/AcrR family transcriptional regulator, whose translation MPKQTFIHLDKDKQATLIQAAKKEFSRVSLHEASISNIIKSAGIPRGSFYQYFDDKEDLYFYLLEEMTKETNEKFSTLLKQRNGDLLETITEFFQLMVKGRTTLENKDFLKNAFLNMNYKIENTLARNIYEKNQKDQYIGTLKLINTENLNVQNDIELQHVIKIIFALTIHHLVETYVRDLSAEEAIENYKFEINILSKGIIRGANE comes from the coding sequence ATGCCAAAACAAACGTTTATACATCTAGATAAGGATAAACAAGCTACGTTAATACAAGCTGCAAAAAAAGAATTCTCCAGGGTATCATTACATGAGGCTTCCATCTCCAATATTATTAAAAGTGCAGGTATACCAAGGGGAAGTTTTTATCAATATTTTGATGATAAAGAAGATTTGTATTTTTACCTATTAGAAGAGATGACAAAAGAAACAAACGAAAAGTTTAGTACATTACTTAAACAGAGAAATGGTGATTTACTAGAAACCATTACTGAATTCTTTCAATTGATGGTGAAGGGACGTACTACTTTAGAGAATAAAGACTTTCTAAAAAATGCATTTTTAAATATGAACTATAAAATTGAGAATACACTGGCTCGAAATATCTATGAAAAAAACCAAAAGGATCAATATATTGGCACATTAAAATTAATTAATACAGAAAACTTAAATGTGCAAAATGACATTGAATTACAACATGTCATAAAAATCATATTCGCCTTAACGATTCATCATTTAGTTGAAACTTATGTAAGAGACTTATCCGCAGAGGAAGCAATCGAGAATTATAAGTTTGAAATTAATATTTTGAGTAAAGGAATTATAAGGGGTGCCAATGAATGA